In the genome of Pseudanabaena mucicola str. Chao 1806, the window AGGGGGGTGTGCCAATTTAGTGAGATCTTGGGCTAGATAGGCATGGATAATCTCATCAGAATAGCCTGGACAAATGTAGAATCCACCGAGATATTGCCATTTACTAGCACTGTAACCCGTCTCTTCTTCAATTTCTCGCTTAATCGTCACATCATGATGTTCACCAACTTCCAAAGTTCCCGCAGGAAATTCTAATAAATAGCGCTGAATGGCAAATCGATATTGCTTGACTAAGACAAACTTGCCATCAGCAGTCACAGGAACCGCCATGCCTGCCCCAGGATGTTTGATATAGGAATATTCACCAATCGCGCCATTAGGTAATTTGATGCGATCAGTATGAAAAGAGAACTTACTACCATGATAGCTCAGACGATTTTGAAGAATTTGGGCTGAAGTGTGATCTGACATGAATTTGGTTGTGCGAAAATCTCTGCTTATTCTACTTGACAACCCGAATTGTTTCTAAGCTGTCATCACTCGCACCATTAATCATCCCGCCCGATCTCAAAATACATTGCAACATCTCCACCACTTCGGCAGTAATTTCTTCGCCAATACAAATTAGGGGAATTCCGGGTGGATAGGGACAGAGGGACTCCGCGCTAATTCTGCCGATTGCTTGCTTTAGAGGTAGACGCTCTCTTTTAGCAAAATAGGCTTCACGGGGAGTAAGTTGAGATTGGTAATTGTTGATTGGTAATTGGTAGTAGGTGATTGATGATTGATGATTGGTGATTGGTTTTTCATGAATATCTTGAGCAATTTGTTGGAACGCGAGAATTAAGCGATCAATATCTGCTTGGGTATTACCGAGGCTAAGGATGAATACTAATTGATTCAGTGTAGGCATTTCTGCCATGACATTTAATTGAGAATGTAACCAGAGATCTGCATCAAAGCCTGTAATTCCTAAGTGATCAACTAAAACTGTTAAGCGAGTAAGCTCAAGACTAGGGACTGCTATTTGGTCAAAGGTTCGCAAATGAGGAATTTGCTGTAAGCGCGATCGCGCTTCTTTGGCTAAGCGTAAAGTCTCACTTAACAAATCTTTGCCATTGGTTGCTATTTGTCGCCGCGCCACATCTAGGGAAATTAGCAGCAAGAGATTGGGACTGCTGGATCGCAATACCTGCAAGGCGCGATCCACTTGTTCCGCTTGAATGCGTTCACCTTGTAAATGTAGTAACGAAGATTGGGTCAGGCTACCTGCGACCTTGTGTGTTGATTGCACTACGAGATCGGCTCCTGCTTGCAATGCTGAGATTGGCAGGTCAGGATGAAAGCCTAAATGAGCGC includes:
- a CDS encoding NUDIX hydrolase, which encodes MSDHTSAQILQNRLSYHGSKFSFHTDRIKLPNGAIGEYSYIKHPGAGMAVPVTADGKFVLVKQYRFAIQRYLLEFPAGTLEVGEHHDVTIKREIEEETGYSASKWQYLGGFYICPGYSDEIIHAYLAQDLTKLAHPPAQDEDEEIEVVLLSREEIANLLRSQSADTSLDAKSITAFHLALQALQD
- a CDS encoding aminotransferase class I/II-fold pyridoxal phosphate-dependent enzyme, coding for MNQDTAPLLEAAWRYLNIDHAPFYMPGHKRGQGIDREFRKLLGETVFRLDLPELPELEEAITEAELLAAEAYGSDHVWFLTNGSTCGIQAMLLATCKQGDKILIGRNCHKAVIAGLVLNGATPIYLPTDYLPAFDLDLGVSPATLELFLQKYPDAKAVMIVSPNYFGVCGEIEKLVAIAHAFNVPLLVDAAHGAHLGFHPDLPISALQAGADLVVQSTHKVAGSLTQSSLLHLQGERIQAEQVDRALQVLRSSSPNLLLLISLDVARRQIATNGKDLLSETLRLAKEARSRLQQIPHLRTFDQIAVPSLELTRLTVLVDHLGITGFDADLWLHSQLNVMAEMPTLNQLVFILSLGNTQADIDRLILAFQQIAQDIHEKPITNHQSSITYYQLPINNYQSQLTPREAYFAKRERLPLKQAIGRISAESLCPYPPGIPLICIGEEITAEVVEMLQCILRSGGMINGASDDSLETIRVVK